One window from the genome of Verrucomicrobiales bacterium encodes:
- the lpxI gene encoding UDP-2,3-diacylglucosamine diphosphatase LpxI (LpxI, functionally equivalent to LpxH, replaces it in LPS biosynthesis in a minority of bacteria.): protein MSHAIESLGIIAGNRALPFALAREARAAGIRRLVAVAFEGETDPALAGLVDEIVWLKVGQLDRMIQAFSDRGIHQCVMVGQIAPKNLFDLRPDLRAVKLLWRLKEKNAHTIFGAIGEELEKEGVKLIEATPWLKSMMPESGFHLGRALNPEEQEDVAFGWRIAKEVSRLEIGQTVVVKGGTVLAVEGFEGTDRCLARGGELAGKGGGAVAVKVAKLKHDMRFDIPCVGAGTVETCAKAGVAVLAFEAQRTLLLEREAVEALLARHKMAMLAVNG, encoded by the coding sequence ATGTCGCATGCGATCGAATCTCTGGGCATCATTGCCGGCAACCGCGCCCTCCCCTTCGCGCTGGCGCGCGAAGCTCGTGCGGCGGGGATTCGGCGTTTGGTCGCGGTGGCGTTCGAAGGTGAGACGGATCCTGCTTTGGCTGGGCTCGTCGATGAGATCGTGTGGCTGAAGGTGGGCCAGCTCGACCGGATGATCCAGGCCTTTTCAGATCGAGGCATTCATCAGTGTGTCATGGTGGGCCAGATCGCTCCCAAAAACCTCTTTGATCTGAGGCCAGATCTAAGGGCGGTGAAGCTGCTTTGGCGTCTCAAGGAGAAGAACGCGCACACCATCTTCGGAGCTATTGGCGAGGAGTTGGAAAAGGAAGGAGTGAAGCTGATCGAAGCCACTCCCTGGCTCAAATCCATGATGCCCGAATCCGGCTTTCATCTGGGACGTGCGCTGAACCCGGAGGAGCAGGAGGATGTGGCCTTCGGTTGGCGTATTGCCAAGGAAGTCTCACGATTGGAGATCGGCCAGACGGTGGTGGTGAAGGGCGGGACGGTGCTGGCGGTCGAGGGATTTGAAGGCACGGACCGCTGTCTGGCCCGCGGCGGGGAATTGGCAGGAAAAGGGGGAGGGGCGGTTGCAGTCAAGGTGGCGAAGCTGAAGCATGACATGCGATTCGATATCCCTTGCGTCGGAGCCGGCACAGTGGAGACCTGTGCCAAGGCAGGGGTTGCGGTTCTGGCGTTCGAAGCCCAGCGGACCTTGTTGCTCGAGCGCGAGGCGGTTGAAGCCTTGTTGGCCCGACACAAGATGGCGATGTTGGCGGTGAATGGTTAG
- a CDS encoding carbohydrate kinase, whose protein sequence is MKKSRFQEITSEYAKLRIGVIGDYSLDRYLEIDPTRSEISIETGLPVHNVMNVRGQPGAAGTILNNLVALGIKSIYPVGFCGKDGEGYELQHALRAKGKSVPLDYFFPTEERRTFTYCKPLLLRPGQPPEELNRLDTKNWTPTPASVENRLIEAVEHLAQRVDALIVLDQVDAPETGVVTRRLLDCLGQISREQPDLLIIADSRRGVKGWPPLTFKVNANELAAMTGQPRMLSVAEVGPLALEFAKEHQRRIFITLAEKGILGATPEGQVEHLPSLPLRGSIDVVGAGDSVTANLTAALAAGADLREAIRIANAAASLVIHQLGTTGTASIEQMQELLYGSMMLA, encoded by the coding sequence GTGAAAAAGTCTCGTTTTCAGGAAATCACCTCCGAATACGCCAAGCTCCGCATCGGAGTCATCGGGGACTACAGCCTCGATCGCTATCTGGAGATCGACCCCACCCGGTCCGAAATCTCCATTGAAACAGGATTGCCCGTTCACAATGTGATGAACGTGCGTGGTCAACCCGGCGCAGCCGGCACCATCCTCAACAACCTGGTGGCCCTGGGCATCAAGTCCATCTACCCCGTGGGTTTCTGCGGTAAGGATGGTGAAGGTTACGAGCTGCAGCATGCGCTCCGTGCCAAGGGCAAGAGCGTCCCCTTGGATTACTTTTTTCCGACGGAAGAGCGCCGAACATTCACCTACTGCAAACCCTTGCTCCTCCGTCCCGGCCAGCCTCCAGAAGAGTTGAACCGGCTGGACACCAAGAACTGGACCCCCACGCCCGCCTCCGTCGAGAACCGGCTCATCGAAGCCGTGGAACATCTCGCGCAACGGGTGGATGCCTTGATCGTCTTGGATCAGGTGGACGCTCCCGAGACCGGAGTCGTAACGCGCCGCTTACTCGACTGCCTCGGTCAGATCAGCCGGGAACAACCCGATCTGCTGATCATCGCCGATAGCCGGCGCGGAGTGAAGGGATGGCCTCCACTCACCTTCAAAGTGAACGCCAATGAACTGGCAGCCATGACCGGCCAACCGCGGATGCTGTCGGTCGCCGAGGTGGGCCCCCTCGCTTTGGAGTTCGCCAAGGAGCATCAGCGACGCATTTTCATCACTCTTGCCGAAAAGGGAATCCTAGGCGCCACACCGGAAGGACAAGTGGAACATCTCCCCTCCCTGCCCTTGCGGGGATCCATTGACGTCGTGGGCGCAGGCGACTCCGTCACCGCTAATCTGACCGCAGCGCTAGCTGCCGGAGCGGATCTCCGCGAAGCGATCCGAATCGCCAACGCAGCCGCTTCGCTCGTGATCCATCAACTCGGCACCACCGGAACGGCCAGCATCGAGCAGATGCAGGAGCTGCTGTACGGCTCCATGATGCTGGCCTAG
- a CDS encoding HAD family hydrolase produces MQNASSAPCRIEYTGSFSPRPGITHVLFDFDGTLSIIREGWPNVMVPMFLEMIPQRAGESEAALRQLLTDDILRLNGKQTIYQMMQFADRVKERGGTPKEPLWYKHEYLRRLNERIQDRLEALKSKRRQPDDFVVHGSRALLEDLSRRGLQLYLASGTDEVFVKQEADLLEVSSYFKGRIYGAKDDYKSFSKAMIIDLILEENKIGGAQLLAFGDGYVEIQNTKQVGGMAIAVASDEANNGSGNVDPWKRERLLGVGADAVIPDYRDASELLNRIFQR; encoded by the coding sequence ATGCAGAACGCATCATCAGCCCCGTGCCGGATCGAATACACCGGCAGTTTTTCTCCTCGCCCCGGAATCACCCATGTTCTCTTTGATTTCGATGGGACCCTGTCGATCATCCGCGAAGGATGGCCGAATGTCATGGTTCCCATGTTCCTCGAGATGATCCCACAAAGGGCCGGCGAATCCGAGGCCGCCTTACGGCAATTGCTCACCGACGACATCCTCCGCCTCAACGGGAAGCAAACCATCTATCAGATGATGCAGTTCGCCGACCGAGTGAAGGAACGGGGTGGAACGCCCAAGGAGCCGCTGTGGTATAAGCACGAGTATTTGCGACGCCTCAACGAGCGCATCCAGGACCGGCTCGAGGCCCTCAAGTCCAAACGCCGGCAGCCCGACGATTTTGTGGTTCATGGCTCACGCGCCCTGCTAGAAGACCTTTCCCGCCGCGGCCTCCAGCTCTACCTCGCCAGCGGCACCGACGAAGTGTTCGTCAAACAAGAGGCCGATCTCCTGGAGGTTTCCAGCTACTTCAAGGGGCGAATCTATGGTGCCAAGGACGACTACAAGAGTTTCTCAAAGGCCATGATCATCGATCTCATCCTCGAGGAGAACAAAATCGGCGGTGCCCAACTGCTCGCGTTCGGCGACGGCTACGTCGAGATTCAGAATACGAAGCAGGTCGGTGGAATGGCCATCGCGGTTGCGAGCGATGAGGCGAACAACGGCTCCGGAAATGTCGATCCCTGGAAACGGGAGCGGCTGCTCGGCGTCGGAGCGGACGCCGTCATCCCTGACTACCGCGACGCCTCCGAGCTGCTCAACCGCATCTTCCAACGCTAA
- a CDS encoding LPS-assembly protein LptD → MLAVRTILIAFFLFLGCHVVSAEDILQLPELKTTGTNATSSLVNGHLVISGGVEVRYRDLYMVADEAELDQNTGNIRAKGSVRVERNGEVWIGEQIDYNYKTRQFSGIDFKTGQVPYFARGHNFTSDQQSKVYTAEDVLVTTDDYADPGYSVRAKRITIVPGEYIRAEQATVRIGKLPGFYIPVWKRSLRRHPNHWVMVPGYRTKYGPYLLSSYHYQFSDHIEGVLDIDARQKRGFGYGPELRYDLPKIGAGEMKYYRTRDDNPGRDPLGNPISHERQRAWFEHQATLDTNFTFKASVKYQRDAQVIRDFFETEYRENVQPATYFEFAKSWSNWSLNALAQPRVNDFFDTVERLPDLKLTGLRQQLWDLPLFYDSDSSIGYFRRRFADSGTNGFGAFRGDTYHQVTLPHTFFNWLTITPRVGGRATYYGEEDGYGSRRDEQDRYVFNTGAELTTKASRVWQGAENRFFEIDGLRHILQPSINYVYVPRPSRSPRELPQFDYELPSRRLLPIEYPDYNRIDSVDSQNVLRLGLRNKLQTKRSGVVEDFATWALYTDWRLRPLADQATFADIYSDAEFAPFHWLSLSSELRYNVEGEYWKEANHYLTILPGPDWSLSVGHRYLRDDPFYGVDSGHNLISTRFYYRFNENWGFRATHHFEARDGTMEEQIYTMYRDFRSWTGALSFRIRESRGSEPRDYTIGVIFNLKAFPRFKLKDDVDKPSMLFGG, encoded by the coding sequence ATGCTCGCTGTCCGAACAATTCTAATAGCTTTTTTCCTGTTCCTGGGCTGCCACGTGGTTTCCGCGGAGGATATCCTTCAGCTGCCGGAGTTGAAGACTACGGGCACGAATGCGACGTCCTCGCTCGTGAATGGCCACTTGGTCATCTCGGGCGGTGTGGAGGTGCGCTACCGGGACTTGTACATGGTGGCCGACGAGGCGGAGCTCGATCAGAACACGGGCAACATCCGCGCCAAGGGCTCCGTCCGAGTTGAGCGGAATGGAGAGGTTTGGATCGGGGAGCAGATCGACTACAACTACAAGACCCGTCAGTTCAGTGGGATCGATTTCAAGACGGGCCAGGTTCCGTATTTTGCCCGCGGGCACAACTTTACCTCCGATCAGCAATCCAAGGTCTACACAGCTGAGGACGTCTTGGTTACGACGGATGATTATGCTGATCCCGGCTATTCGGTGCGCGCGAAGCGGATCACCATCGTTCCGGGCGAGTATATCCGGGCGGAGCAGGCCACGGTCCGGATCGGGAAGCTTCCTGGATTCTATATCCCTGTTTGGAAGCGGTCGTTGCGACGCCATCCAAATCACTGGGTGATGGTGCCGGGGTATCGGACGAAGTACGGACCTTACCTGCTGTCGAGCTATCACTACCAGTTCAGCGACCACATAGAAGGGGTGTTGGATATCGATGCGCGCCAAAAGCGCGGTTTCGGCTACGGTCCCGAGCTGCGCTACGATCTACCCAAGATCGGGGCGGGCGAGATGAAGTATTATCGGACGCGGGATGACAATCCGGGGCGGGATCCTTTGGGCAATCCGATTTCCCATGAACGTCAGCGGGCTTGGTTTGAACATCAGGCGACCCTCGATACCAATTTTACCTTTAAGGCCTCGGTCAAGTATCAGCGGGACGCCCAGGTGATTCGTGACTTTTTCGAAACGGAGTACCGGGAGAATGTTCAACCGGCGACTTATTTCGAGTTCGCCAAGAGCTGGAGCAACTGGAGTTTGAATGCGCTGGCTCAGCCTCGGGTTAACGATTTTTTTGATACGGTGGAGCGTTTGCCCGATCTGAAGCTCACCGGGTTGCGGCAGCAGCTTTGGGATCTTCCGCTGTTCTATGACAGCGATAGCTCGATCGGTTATTTCCGACGCCGCTTTGCGGATTCGGGCACCAACGGCTTTGGCGCGTTCCGCGGTGACACCTACCACCAAGTCACTCTTCCGCACACCTTTTTCAACTGGCTTACGATCACTCCGCGAGTGGGCGGGCGGGCGACCTATTACGGCGAGGAGGACGGCTATGGTTCCAGACGCGACGAGCAGGATCGCTATGTTTTCAATACGGGTGCGGAGCTGACCACCAAGGCGTCGCGTGTGTGGCAGGGCGCCGAGAATCGGTTTTTTGAGATCGATGGTTTGCGCCACATTCTTCAACCATCCATCAATTACGTCTACGTGCCTCGCCCCAGTCGGTCTCCGCGGGAGCTTCCTCAGTTCGATTACGAATTGCCTAGCCGCCGACTGCTCCCGATTGAGTATCCGGACTACAATCGGATTGACTCTGTGGATAGTCAGAACGTGCTTCGGCTGGGATTGCGGAACAAGCTCCAGACCAAGCGGAGCGGGGTGGTCGAAGACTTTGCGACGTGGGCTCTTTACACCGATTGGCGGCTGCGTCCGCTGGCGGATCAGGCGACCTTCGCCGACATCTACTCCGATGCCGAGTTCGCTCCTTTCCACTGGCTCAGTCTCAGCTCGGAGCTGCGGTACAATGTGGAGGGAGAGTATTGGAAGGAAGCGAACCACTACTTGACCATCCTGCCGGGGCCGGATTGGAGCTTGTCGGTCGGTCATCGCTACCTGCGTGACGATCCGTTCTACGGGGTGGATTCGGGCCACAACCTGATCTCCACCCGGTTCTACTACCGGTTCAATGAGAATTGGGGCTTTCGAGCCACTCACCATTTCGAAGCTCGGGATGGCACGATGGAGGAGCAGATCTACACGATGTATCGAGATTTTCGCAGCTGGACCGGTGCGCTTTCGTTCCGAATTCGCGAGAGCCGCGGTAGCGAGCCGCGCGACTACACCATTGGGGTGATCTTCAATTTGAAAGCGTTCCCGCGCTTCAAACTCAAGGATGATGTGGACAAGCCTTCGATGTTATTCGGGGGCTAG
- a CDS encoding trypsin-like peptidase domain-containing protein, which yields MKKILLLLALGGIEVAASLLQAETASAEASEGLAVARRLNEAFAAVAKNSSAQVVVIKVTTKTTEPAADAPPPADQEDLSPELRRLLEEHLPDLHNSPPFRSGSADSYDSQGSGIIFSSQGHILTNRHVVENADTIRVKLADGSEHAARICGLDAISDLALLQVPLANLQPAKLGTSSRLRIGEFAIAIGAPFDLDYSVTFGHISAKGRNNVLSDANIEQDFIQTDAQINPGSSGGPLLNIEGEVIGINTLIRGVRTGIGFAIPIDRAKEIAQELMHHGRYARTWLGIGVQALREDPVLRLAVPEAREGLLVKTIEAGGPARKSQLRAGDVIVAIDGHPALSSQDLKKTVQSRKAGDQVTFDVMRGGQRLKVQLQTEAMPEGEEPQLAATPTSTSEQDDRLGIAVRPLTSEQAEREGLTRDQGVWVTQVAPGSIAEHHGIRSGQILTEINRRPISSPRQFKEVLRTADPRKGIALGYLSEGSARFEFVPSSADK from the coding sequence ATGAAGAAGATTTTGTTACTGCTCGCGCTGGGTGGAATTGAAGTCGCCGCCTCCCTGCTTCAGGCGGAAACCGCATCGGCGGAGGCTTCCGAGGGATTGGCCGTTGCGAGACGCCTGAACGAGGCGTTTGCCGCGGTGGCCAAAAACTCGTCTGCCCAAGTCGTGGTGATCAAGGTCACCACCAAAACAACCGAGCCTGCGGCGGATGCCCCGCCTCCGGCCGACCAGGAAGACCTGAGCCCTGAGCTGCGACGCCTTCTGGAAGAGCACCTTCCCGATCTTCACAACAGTCCGCCTTTCCGCAGCGGATCAGCCGACTCATACGACAGTCAAGGATCGGGAATCATCTTCAGCTCGCAGGGCCACATCCTGACCAACCGCCACGTGGTCGAGAATGCGGACACCATCCGAGTGAAGCTAGCCGACGGCAGCGAGCACGCCGCGCGCATTTGCGGTCTGGATGCCATCTCGGATCTCGCGCTTCTTCAGGTGCCGCTCGCCAATCTGCAGCCCGCCAAGCTCGGAACTTCCTCCCGACTCAGGATCGGCGAGTTCGCCATCGCCATCGGGGCCCCCTTCGATCTCGACTACAGTGTGACCTTCGGCCACATCAGCGCCAAAGGACGCAACAACGTCCTCTCCGACGCCAATATCGAGCAAGACTTCATCCAGACCGACGCCCAGATCAATCCGGGCAGCAGTGGAGGGCCCCTGCTCAATATCGAAGGGGAAGTCATCGGCATCAACACCCTGATCCGAGGAGTCCGCACGGGCATTGGCTTCGCCATCCCCATCGATCGTGCGAAAGAGATCGCCCAGGAACTCATGCACCATGGCCGTTACGCCCGCACGTGGCTGGGGATTGGGGTCCAGGCGCTTCGGGAAGACCCTGTGCTTCGTCTGGCCGTCCCCGAGGCTCGCGAGGGGCTGCTGGTCAAAACCATCGAGGCCGGCGGCCCAGCCCGCAAATCTCAGCTCCGGGCGGGCGATGTCATCGTCGCCATCGACGGACATCCCGCTCTCAGTTCCCAAGATCTCAAAAAGACCGTCCAGTCGCGCAAAGCCGGGGATCAGGTGACCTTCGACGTCATGCGAGGGGGCCAACGACTGAAGGTGCAACTACAAACCGAGGCCATGCCGGAAGGAGAGGAACCTCAACTAGCGGCCACTCCCACCTCGACTTCGGAGCAGGACGATCGCCTGGGCATCGCCGTGCGGCCCTTGACCAGCGAGCAGGCCGAGCGTGAGGGGCTGACTCGAGATCAGGGAGTCTGGGTGACCCAAGTGGCCCCCGGAAGCATCGCCGAACACCACGGGATCCGCTCAGGCCAGATTCTGACCGAGATCAACCGTCGGCCCATTTCCAGCCCTCGCCAATTCAAAGAGGTGCTGCGGACAGCCGACCCTCGCAAAGGCATTGCCCTGGGCTATCTGAGCGAAGGTTCCGCCCGCTTCGAGTTCGTGCCGAGTTCGGCGGATAAATAG